The region GCGGTCTTACTGAAGCTCGGAATATTGCTGACTAATTCTCTGCCTTCAGCGATCCATTTTTGTCTGCCGCCGTTCATTACCTTCAAACGCGAGTCTTCGTGGCCATAATAGCGAAATTGCCAGAGGGCATAGGTTGCGAACCAATTATTATTGTCTCCATAAAAAATTAAGGTAGTTTCCGGGGTTATTTCGAGTGACTGTGCGAGTGATTCGAAGGCGTCCTTTGACAGAATATCTCTCCGAATAGTATCGCACAATTGGGTTGTCCAATCAAGACCTGCGGCTACACGGATATGCCCTTTTTTGTATGAACTGGTGTCAACATCGACTTCAATCAGCCTGATATCAGAATTGTTCAAATGAGCGGCAACCCACTCAGTCGAGACCAACACGTCCGGGTGAGCATAGTCGTGGTCGGTTTGTTTTGTTCGTAATGTCCTCGTCATTTCTGTCATAATAAGCTCCTTCGCATAATCGATGACGGCGTCATCAATAGTTATATTTTGCACAACCTACATTATTGATTTTCGAATGAGCCAATAATGATATATTCAGATCAGAGCAAAGTCATCTAATCCACCAATATCATAGTCGTGCAACACGGATACATCAAGCGGAATAATATTTTCCCCATGAAACGACTTAGAGTGATTCTATAGAGGCGATAGTTAATCCCGAGGATTAGTTCAAACGAAAACGCCTCTCCTTTAGGAGGGGCGTTTGAAGCTTTTCAACTAATCGACAGCTCTGTCAGCTCAGATAGAAATCTAAATGGTTATTGACACGCCGGGAGTGGATCAAGACCAATAAAGAGATGATTTATAAGTGTGGTTAAATCCGAGATATCTACTAATCCTCCGGGAGCTCCGTCCACATTTCCTTCCTTTGGACAGCAGAGCGGATCCAAAGAAGTGAAAAGATGATCAATGAGAACTGTGAGGTCGGAGATATCGACAGCATTCATGACATCGCAATCAATATTTCCTGTTGCGCCAACACAACAACTGAATCCGAGGGCGATGACTCCAAAGCTTGCAGTCCTGCCGCAAACTTTATTCAGTGTCGTATCCAGGCTTGTTGTTATATTTGACCAACTGGAGGCGAGATGGCGTCTCATAGTCAAGGTCGGCTCATCGTTAGGAACATCTGCGTTGGCATAGGTTATGCAAATTGTCGCCTGACCGGTATATAGCGCGCTCGTAGTAATGTGATAGTAGCGCGGACTGGTCAATGTGACAATGCCAAATGTGGCATCAGCCTGCGGTCCAGAATTAACGATGGCAAGTTCCGTCAGCCCGGCTTTGGTGACATTATCAAAAGTCACTGTGACCCCGCTCCCAAGATTTACTGTGACATTTGTCCCAGTTGCCGTATTTGAACAGGAGTCACCAACACCATCAAGGTTACTGTCCTCTTGAAGAGGATTATACCGGGTCGGACAATTGTCGAGATTAGCGCAGAAGCCATCTCCGTCGGCATCATTGAGCGCATCGAGCGGGCAAATGTCACAGGCATCGCCAGATGCGTCACCATCAGCATTAACTTGAGAGCCGTTACTTGTTGTCGGGCAGTTATCGACCGGACATGTATTGGTTGGAAATCCGGGATTACCAAAGCCATCTCCGTCGGTATCCGTGCAGATATCACAGACGTCTCCGATACTATCACCGTCAAAATCCGCCTGCAATGGATTGGCAATCGTAGGACAATTATCTGTGGCATCAGCCAGCCCGTCACTGTCGGTATCGGGGAAGTTTGCAATCTTGGTGACAAAAGCATCGGTGGAGCCCCCATAACCCGAAGGAAGCGGATTAAGGATGGGAAACGAAGTTGAGTTGGTTGAACCCGTTATATACATGTCGAGATTGACAGAATTCAAAGTAATCCCATAACCGATGTCGTCGCCGCTTCCGCCAACAAAGGTGCTGAATTGAAGTGTTCCGCCTGATGGGGAAAGCCGGAAGAGGACGCAATCATTAAGGCCGCCGTTGAATGTGTTGTCAAGGGCCGCCGCAATCGGGAAATCAAAGCCTGCCGTATAGCCGATGACATTTACCTTATTGCTGTCGTCGACGGCAATCGATAGGGCTCTATCAAAGGATCCGCTTCCAATATAGGTGCTGTAAGAAAGGGCTGCCAAGTTGGCGTTAAAACGGGTGACAAAAATATCACCCGTACCGCCATTAAATGAATTGTCGTATGCGGCCGCAGTCGGCAAATTTCCTGAACTCGTAACGCCGGCAATGTAAACGCGTCCGAGCCTGTCCAGTGCGATATCTTCGCTCCAGTCGCTATCCAAACCACCGAGGAACGTACTGTAAAGAAGAGAGTTCCCGGCTTGTGAAAATTTGGTTACGAAGGCATCATTTGCGCCTCCGCCAAATGTGGCCTGAAAAGCGCTCTGCATCGGCAGAGTTGAAGAACCTGTCAGGCCAGTAAGAAAGACATTCCCTAAACTGTCTACAACAAGATCGTAGGCATAGTCATCCCCGCCGCCGCCGAGGCAAGTGTTGTAAATTAATGTCGCGCCAGACGAAGACATCTTGAGCACGAACGCGTCCCAGCCGAAATTATATGTGGAGTCAAAAGCACTAACAAAGGGAAAATTGCCCGACCTCATAAATCCGCATACATATATGTTGTTCGCGCTGTCGAGTTCAATGGCATTGCCTCGATCACGGTCGGAGCCGCCGATATAAGTTGAGAAGGCGAGGGCATTGCCCGACGGTGAGAGCTTTGTAACAAAACAATCCCAGTTGCCATTGGCCGTTGCATCATAGGCCGATTGTGTCGGGAAGTCTGAGGATTGGGTGTAACCGGTTATATAGGCATTTCCAAACGTATCAACAGCGATTCCAGCGCCCAGATCAACCTGTGTGCCGCCAAGGTAAGTACTGTAGGAGAGAGAGCCGCCTCCAGCAACAATTTTCGAGACAAAGCAATCATTGCTGCCGGCATTAAAACTCGGATCAAACGACGACGCAGTTGGGAAATTTGTAGAGTTTGTGTAGCCAGTGACGAATGCCTCGCCGTTTGTGCTGACTGTAATTGCCAGGCCGCCTTCATCGAGACTTCCGCCCAGAAAAGTACTGTACGAAATGACCGGGTCGATGACAAGCTGCTTAGTGTTATCGTACGAATCATCGAAGGTGAAGCCAAATGTATTGTGATCCTTTAATTCATATCGCGCCGGAATCTGCACCCGCTGATTATTTATAGACTGATACACAAACGGTCTTCGTTCAGTTATCGTGCCGAACAAGGTTTCGAGAATCAGTTCTCCAGCGGCATTCACACTCATTGAAGAGACGCCCTCATAATGTATTGAGATTTGAGAAGGGTCGCTTCCGGGAGAAATGATAAAATCATACTCCATCTCCTGACCGTCGCCATAAAATTTTAGATCTATTCCGGGATAAAGCGCAGAGTAGAGAACAGCCTTGTAGTTTAGGGCGTCAGTAAACCATAGTGACGGATCGTTACCGATAAAATAATTGCTAATATGATTTTGCTGGCCAATACCAATTATTTCAGGATTCTGATTTGCGCCAACAAACCCGGCTGAAATGATTTGTGTTTCGGTTGCGGCCATGTCGGCTTCAAAATCATCGTAACCGAGACGTTGAATATCCTCTGACTCCGAAATTGCGGTAGGTGCATTGCCGCTTGTTGAGACCTTGCGAATGAACTGATAGTAGACTGAGTCTGGTGTGGCCCAAATCGTAGCTCCGCCGGCATCGGCTCGGAATTTGACCCGCGAATCCCATTGACCTTTGTTCTGGGTAAAGGAAAGTGGCAGAGAATGGACTTGTTTAATTGAGGAGATATCGGAGGATTGTTTGTGGAGGTTCTTTTTCGCCTCCCCAAAGGCAAAACAATACAACAAAAACAAAAGTCCTACAGGCACTAATAAACGTGTTAACTTCGGCATCGTCCTCTCCCAAAGGTGCTCCGGCAGCTCCGGCTCCGTTCGGCATTGTGTGCTTACCAAACCACCATTTCATATCCATATATTATCGGTCGAATCTTAATCTTTTTCAATTACCCAATGATGAGGCTACAACTAATTCTCACACTTTCTAACAACTTTCACTAAGTTCTGACGCTTTCCTGTTTCATTTATCCCATTAATCCCATTAATCCTTGCATTTCAGGGCATTACTGACACAAACTTGTCGGGACCAGCGAAATGAATAAATGATCAATAAGGCTTGTCAAATCGGCAATATCAATTACTTGTTGATTGTCTCCATCAATATTGGCCTCGGCCGAACAACAAAGCGGCGAAAGCGAAATAAATAGATGATCGATC is a window of Candidatus Zixiibacteriota bacterium DNA encoding:
- a CDS encoding sulfurtransferase gives rise to the protein MTEMTRTLRTKQTDHDYAHPDVLVSTEWVAAHLNNSDIRLIEVDVDTSSYKKGHIRVAAGLDWTTQLCDTIRRDILSKDAFESLAQSLEITPETTLIFYGDNNNWFATYALWQFRYYGHEDSRLKVMNGGRQKWIAEGRELVSNIPSFSKTAYRAKFPDDNVRASKDHILPFLKNGQINLVDVRSPAEFTGEIIAPPGMSETAQRGGHIPGAASIPWAKAVDEDGTFKSFGDLKALYQGQGVDPAKETIAYCRIGERSSHTWFVLKYLLGYEKVRNYDGSWTEWGNLVGAPIEKG
- a CDS encoding SBBP repeat-containing protein encodes the protein MPKLTRLLVPVGLLFLLYCFAFGEAKKNLHKQSSDISSIKQVHSLPLSFTQNKGQWDSRVKFRADAGGATIWATPDSVYYQFIRKVSTSGNAPTAISESEDIQRLGYDDFEADMAATETQIISAGFVGANQNPEIIGIGQQNHISNYFIGNDPSLWFTDALNYKAVLYSALYPGIDLKFYGDGQEMEYDFIISPGSDPSQISIHYEGVSSMSVNAAGELILETLFGTITERRPFVYQSINNQRVQIPARYELKDHNTFGFTFDDSYDNTKQLVIDPVISYSTFLGGSLDEGGLAITVSTNGEAFVTGYTNSTNFPTASSFDPSFNAGSNDCFVSKIVAGGGSLSYSTYLGGTQVDLGAGIAVDTFGNAYITGYTQSSDFPTQSAYDATANGNWDCFVTKLSPSGNALAFSTYIGGSDRDRGNAIELDSANNIYVCGFMRSGNFPFVSAFDSTYNFGWDAFVLKMSSSGATLIYNTCLGGGGDDYAYDLVVDSLGNVFLTGLTGSSTLPMQSAFQATFGGGANDAFVTKFSQAGNSLLYSTFLGGLDSDWSEDIALDRLGRVYIAGVTSSGNLPTAAAYDNSFNGGTGDIFVTRFNANLAALSYSTYIGSGSFDRALSIAVDDSNKVNVIGYTAGFDFPIAAALDNTFNGGLNDCVLFRLSPSGGTLQFSTFVGGSGDDIGYGITLNSVNLDMYITGSTNSTSFPILNPLPSGYGGSTDAFVTKIANFPDTDSDGLADATDNCPTIANPLQADFDGDSIGDVCDICTDTDGDGFGNPGFPTNTCPVDNCPTTSNGSQVNADGDASGDACDICPLDALNDADGDGFCANLDNCPTRYNPLQEDSNLDGVGDSCSNTATGTNVTVNLGSGVTVTFDNVTKAGLTELAIVNSGPQADATFGIVTLTSPRYYHITTSALYTGQATICITYANADVPNDEPTLTMRRHLASSWSNITTSLDTTLNKVCGRTASFGVIALGFSCCVGATGNIDCDVMNAVDISDLTVLIDHLFTSLDPLCCPKEGNVDGAPGGLVDISDLTTLINHLFIGLDPLPACQ